The segment tgaaatgcttgcTCTAGTAACTTCttaatttttgtgtgtgatACAGGATGGACgtggagaaaggaaagattGAAGATACAGGTGGCAGTGGTGGTTCTTACTCTATTAAAACACAATTTAACTCTGAGGAGCAATGGACAAAAGCACTAAAATTCATGTTAACTAACCTGAAGTGGGGTCTTGCCTGGGTCTCATCCCAATTCTATAACAAGTAACCATGTCAAGAACTTGTGCTGGCAGCTGTAGAGCACCTGCATTTTATTGGGGAAACTCAAATTAAGAAGTCTCTGAATACTATCCAGTACAAAATGTTTACAATACCAAAAATCCACAAGacactttatttaaaaaatacaaaaaacaaacattattaCAAGTAGTATGTAGAAAAGCAATATGTAAAGTTATATAATTGAGCTGAACTGAATTTAAAGAGATCGGCTACTGAATAGACATTGAACTGGTATTTGGGGTGTTTACGGATGTGTATACGAGTTACTGTCAAACTTCAGAATGCCAGCAAGTTTGATACTACTGTTACAGCTTAACAAAACATAGGGGTTagaaaagtgaaatgtttcTAAGGGGGAACAATGTAGAAAAACGCATGGAAGGTCTGTTTGGTCACTGAAGAAGAACtacagcttaaaataaaatattttctaagtcATACTGACATTTCTTTTAGCCATTGAACTTTAGAAGGGTTTGAAACTGTGTAAAATACTGTTAGCTACGATGATATCACCTGTTTGTAATACCTGCTGTAGCCTGTtattgcacagaggtgcactgAGTAACACCAGTAATAAAACACACCGTTCTACCCTGAGAGTGCTCTCATGTAGCACACGCTAGTCACAACACGAGCATCCCTTAGCACttacacagctctgctgaacagGCACCTGCTGCCATGACAACTGCatgcagctttcaaaatagGTGAGAGTGTTTCTTTCTGCAACACTGCTCAGCTAGCTGCCTTGCTAAAGGCAAGAGCAAACAAGCCTCTGACCACTGACAAAGAGGGAGCACAGTGACAAGCGGCCTGGCTGCAGCAAGCTGTCTGAAACAATTAGTTTTTAAacaagcagcaaagagaaagtaCAGTCCAGTCTGTAATAACTGGGGTTGTGAACTTGTAGCAATACAGATTACCGAGCTGAATAGCATTCATGTTCGTGCTTTTTCAAATCAAGACTCCTTAcagttttcaaacaaaacatattCAGTATGTTAAATGTAGCTCTTACAATAAAGCTTTTGGAACGGAAAAAGGTATCGCTAAGCACTGCTTTGTTCCTGTGTACCTCTCTTCACGCCGCTGGTGCATAGCCTGGAAGAATGAGCTTTTCTAATTTAAACATAACATATTAAATATTACAGAACACACGTGATATTTGGaaccaaaagaaaatcaatttggGTGCCCTGTGTAGTATCACGGGAGGTGAAATACTATCAAAAGAATAACTGTTTGCTACTAACAAGCCAATAGATCCAGAGGATAGCTCTATTTAAAAGGCATAATTCTATTCTCTAGAATTTCTCTTCTACCTCCTGTGGTGCTGTTTTGGAGTGGTACCGCCAATGATGTGTTTCAGTACTGCATACGAGAATTCTGAGATACTTTGTGAAGTGATGCCAGTTATGCAGTTTAAATGCTCCACAACCttagggggggaaaaataaattaaaaaaatacttgtttaCAGTGCccaaaatacattaatttaCAGAGCTACTTCTCAGCCCTACCCCAAATCCAGGAAGAAGAATAATGCTCCATAAACTCCATAAATCTACTTTCAGCAATGCTCTGCTTTTTattcagcagcagcctgggcagAAAATTGTTCAGTTGTCAGTGAAACTGACTCACTGAGTTTGAGCTGTGCAAAAGCTGAGGCAGGAGGATAAGCTGATGGTAACACAGCACATGTCTTCCTGCTGAACTGACTTTGTGCTGTCAGACCCATCTTATAAAAGCATGCACACTTCCAGCTAATAAACCAAAGGATGTCACTTTCATCTCACTCCTGGTAGCCTACCAGCCTCTGGCTGTGCTTAAACGTATAAATAACCTTCACTTTCTTCCCCACACATAAAGCTAATTTGTTTGGAAATGACCGTACCTTCTTCCAGTGCTCAGGGTTTAGGATGAAAGCACTCGTGCTGATGATTCCAACCGCCAAGAGCATTAAATCTTCCTTTACCATCAAGAACTTTGCTCTGCACAAGTAAAAACATCTAATGGTGTAAAACGATGCTAGTTTGAGAACAACTGTAATCTTTGTACAGCCTACAGACACTTTAGCTTGTATAGTCACTCAGTCCAAATAAAGCTTGATACTTTTAATGTTAATTAACAGTACCAAAGCTGGATATTTAAGATGAAGTTAAGCACTTCCCTAGCTCGCCTCTAAAGCAAATGTAGTGAAACACATTGCTTTGAACTGGTATATTATGCTTCATTGACAATGTTGAAAGCCCCCCAaattaagatatttaaaaacaatgtcCAAAAAAACAGTATAATGAGAATAACAGTAATATGCTTTTGTAAGGTTTTAATTAAGCCACTTACATCTGCAGTTCACTTGGTGTCAGATTCTCAATGGCAATATTCAGTAACGTGTCATAGATGGTATCTCTTTTAAGATAGAAGAAGTCCAGTAGTTGTACACACATCTGATGCAGTGGTTTTGCAGGAAGTAAGCAGCCATTATGTCCTGATGTAGAGATCATACACAATTACCCAAACATTTGGGATCAAGAAATCCAACTAGAAAGAAGCATTAGTTACTGTGAGTGAAGAATGCAGATATTTTGTGACAACTGCCCCTTGTTTCTGAATGCCACGAGGCCCTCTCAGTCTCAATGTCATTACACTCCTGAAATTCAAAACAGCCTTTTATTGAATGGGACAGGACTGGCTGTCAGACAACACCCTGCAGATTCCACTGTGGACAAGTCCTCATCTGAAAGGTCAACTCTGAGAAGTTTCACATGCCTTCATAGTATGAAAAGATACATAACATGGGACATGTTGTTTCAGATAGCTATACTGCAGGAGCTGTTACTCTTAAAATCCCTCACCATTCTCTCTTAATAATGCTCTTACCTAGAACCTCTAGAAGTAATTCAATGTAAGCCAGCGGAGTCGACACATTGATCTGGAACTGCAGAGTTTCTAAAACAGCAAGCTCTGACTCAAGCAACTCTTGTTTAGTGTATGAGTATTTTAAGGACTGCAGAAATTTTAAAGCTGTGTCACTGTTAACTGcctaagaggggaaaaaaggaaacagaatagGGTACCTGTTAAGAACACACTACAGTGTTCTTATTGCTTCACTCCTCCCATTACATTTAAGCACAAACCATTGTGGTGTTGATACTGCATGCTCCCACAGCTGTCTAACATGCCATTTAAGCTGGCATGAGAAATTTTCCCTTAGGTTCTCTATACCCACACATAGTCCCCAGACAAGCGCTCTGTAGCTCTGTGTTCGGACAGCCACAGGATGGGATTTCCAGCTGTCTGTGCTTTCTTCCTGACCTGTACTGACAACATTTCCTGACACATTTTTACAAGATGAGTTACAATTAATCTGCCTTAATTGCAAGAGACTTAAGGACTCAGAAAATGTATTGCTTAGGGAGGTTATATACTTTTCTACAGtactgaaaatataaaagaaaaaggctcaTATAGCTTACATTATAGTGTAAGGAAAGTTTGCTCGCAAGCTGAATGCACGACACCAGTCGTAGGACAAATGTGTCATAGATCTGTTCTTGCAGAGAGTTCTGGCTTCTGCCTTGTTCATCACTTGTGATATTCTGTTGGGGGGACGTATAAATTTGTTCTATTTGCTTGATCATAAACCTACAAAAAACAGTTCctctaaggaaaaaagaagacaaacagTTCTGTGCATACAGAATATGTGTATAGCTATGGACCTGAATTGATCATtcaaaagagaaggcttcagatacaaatatatatatgtacatacacacatacatatagtTTGAATGACTGGCAGCGTGTGCATGGTGTCAGTCACATTAGAGACAAGAAGAACTCAGTATGTTATTACCTTTCAAGTAGCTCCACTGCTTGATACTTTGCTGGTTGGTCCAGATGCCATTTTTCAGACAGAAGGAATATaaattctggaagaaaagacagaacaaCCCAAAAACACCGAACTGCATCTAACTCCAGCCAGTGGCCATAGAGCGGCTCACTGATGTAGGAGCAAATGGGGACTGTGCGGGACCTCACCCACAGTGCGTGCCTCCCGGAAGCAGCCCGCGGGGTCAGGCAACACGCTGAGGTGCCGCTCGTTCTCCATGGCCAGGTGGATCAGCGTGTCCTCGATGATCTCAGGGGCAACATCACCGAACAGCGGGTCCGGGCTGCAGAACCTGGATGCTGCCGGCACCCGGGACACCATTGAGCACTTCACGTCTGGAACAGGGCGGGCCGCTACCGGCAGTAACTTCACAACTACCAACGCCAAAAGACTCAAACCAGCGGGCAGGGGCTGCACTTACGGACCGGGGAGACCCACCCCTTCCTCCGCACAGAGACACGGGGCCGCGCAGCCGCAACCCGACGGGCAGAGCGCGTCCGTCCCGGCGCCACGTGCGGCTCCCACCTGCGGGAACGTCCCCACAGACCCTCCCACGGCTCCCCGCGTTCCGGCGCCAGCCAATCACTCGACGCCCCTCCTCAGGCCGCTGCCGTCCCGCGCTCCTTTCCGATTGGCCCGCTTTCCGGACGGATGTGGCGTCACCGCGCAGCCGGATGTAACGGTAAGAAAGATGGCGGCGCCGAGGGAGCCGGTCGGGGAGGCGGCGTTTGCGCGGCGCATCGACCCGGAGCGGGAGCCGGGGCTGAGCCCCGAGCAGCGCCGCTTCATGGCGCAGGCGGAACTCGTCCAGAGACAGCGCGCCTGGCAGCGACAGCTCCGCAGCCGCAACGTGTTGCTGGCGCTCGGCATCGGCGCGGTCACCGCGGGCATCTGTATCCTGCAGGCGGGGGGGCGGGCCGCGTGGGCCGCGGGGCGCCGCTGTGTTCCTTAACCGGCCCGCAGACGGGTTCACCTTCCGCTCCGTGTCCCAGGAGCCGCTGCTGGACGAGCTGGAGCGGGAGGCGGAGGCGGCGCGGGAACGGGCCGAGGAGCGGCGGAGGAGCGCAGCCAGCTGAGAGCGGCCACGGCCGCCAGGAGCCCGCGGGGCGGCCGAGAACCGCGCGGGGCCGCGTGGCGCTGCGGCTCGTGGCGGTGCCGGGgctccctgcaggcagagaCGCTCCGCCCGGGGTCGCTCGCAGCGCGGTCCGGGCTGGGACGTGCGCTCAGCGGGGTCGGGACCTGCCGCCCTTCCACAATAAACGTGTCTAGAGCCCGAGTCGGTGCGTGCTGCTGCATCACGTGGTGACCAGAACCCGGCGGGGGGCTCAGAGCCCCGGGACACTTGCAGATATAGGGGaggttttccattttgttttatcACCGACTCACACGTGAACCCTGATGcacagacacagacacagaCGGGCTCAGTATTCAAtctgtatttatgaaaacatttttaggcATCAGTTTGTAACAAAGCGCACCCACCAGCACAGGGGGGGCTGAGGGTGGCGTCGTCCTGCTTTGGAGCCAGCTTTGGtcctggctgcagagcagcttatGAGAGGAAAGTGGCACTTTGAGCCATGGACGGCGGCTGGaggtgaagctgtgaggtgggCCTGGGATGTGGGCAGGGACTGAAGCAGGACAGTGCGGTGGTAAGGGCGAATGGGATGCAGGGGGTGTTTGGTTCTGATCTGGGAGCCAGGAGTAAAGTGCAGCAGGGTGATCCTATGAGCACTGTCAGCACTCGTCCATCCTGCTTCTGGGGCCGAGCtcaagcagctctgtgctgctgggatgaTACAGAACTGGGACACGTGCAGGCAAGAGCATGTGGGACAGGTGTGCAGACAGGCCTTCCCTCTGtggtgcagaagcagcaggtgCCAGCAGCGTAGAGTTTTAATAGGGTGCAGAAACGCGAAGGGCCAGGCTTCCCCAGGTGGGCGCCCACCATCCTTCCAGATAGAGCAGAGGCTCTCACCCCCTgcggggctgcaggcacacGATTGAGGTAGGTCAAGAAGTAACTCCTGGCCAGCTGGCTACTGTGGGAGAGAGGTGCTGATGAGCTGGGTTGTGCTGGGAGTGCCACAGGGTGTTACCAACCCGCTGCCCCTTACCATCCAGCTGAAATCATCTGCAAAAGTCACGCCCTTGCTCAGCCGCTGCTCCTGGGAGCCCGTGCTGCTGCCACTCAGCGAGTTCCGGCGCATGATTCCTGCTGGGACAGTTCAGTCCTGAGAGGGTGCACTGAGCTGTGCCTCACACGAGCTCAGCCCTGGGAGCCCCATCCCCGCTGGGAGCTGCAGGTAGCACTGGGGCTGGTACCTGGGGGCTGCACCAACTCCAGGCGCTGCAGGCTGTTGCGGCGGGAGGGGTTGAAACTGCCCTTGGAAAGGCGGCGCTGGCGGCTGGAGAGCATGGCAGCAGGGGAGACGATGCCCAGCGGGGGCTGCTTCCCCATCCGCAGGTACAGCTCCTCAATCTCTTTCTTTTgggtgctctgcagcagctgcacttcAGCCAAGTGCCTTGGGAAGAGAATGGGAGCTGAGTCCAGCGTATATGCGGTGCCCTGGAAAAGGACATCATCCTTCTGCCTGGGCAAGGATCCTTCGTGGGCACAGCCCCCCACCCCTGCTGGGCACAGAAAGCCACGAGCTCGCTATGGGGCTGCTCACTTTTGACGCAGGGTCTGCAGCTCCTCCCAGATCTCCTCATCCTCACTCTCGGTGTCATCGCTGCTCACGTAGGACAAGCCGCGGGAGTAGCTCAGCCACACCTGGCTCAGCACTGTCTGCGGAGCGCTCTCCTCCCCAGGGCCCTCCCGGTCACTCTCTGCCGGCACCGCTGTCCCCTCCTCAGCCTCAGGGTTCTGCTCTGCCATCTCCTGTTCTGACTCGGAGTTGTTGCTagtgctgctccctgtgccagaggtggtgggcagcagggagctgccgACCACCAACTCTGTGCCATGCtgcttgcttttgctgctgcccagcaccgGGGGTGTGACAGCTGGCTCCTCGGATGGCGTCACCTGGAAGCGGCCCAGGATCTGGGGCTTGGCTTCTGGGGGAAATCCACGGGGCCTGGGGTGAGTGGGATGCTAGGGATGCTGCTGAGCCCCTGTGCGTACGGTCCTTTCCTACCTCACCTTCATTGATGGGTGACAGCTGGGCCTTGGTCACACTGGGTGCTGGCGACTCCGAGATGATAAGTGGGTGGCTGGGCTTCAGAGGGACAAGCGGCACCTGCAGGCACCCACATGCTGTGACCACACCACCACAAAACCTCTGCTTttgctcccacagctgcaaCCTTTGGCCTGCTCAGCCCTCCCACATCCTCAGGACTGTCTCTGCTGGAGCATCCCcgtgctgcagggctctgcGTCCCATCACCCACCCAGCCCACAAGCATTGAGACCCACGTCAAACAGCTCCGCAGAGCCCCACACTCACTGTGCTGCCCTCGGGGCTCTCTGGCACGACTGAGCTTGGCATCGTCAAGGGACTCCCCGTGGAGCACAGAGgaactgctgctggaggagagaaTGGCACGGGCCCCCCCACCGCAGGGACATCAGCCCCCGGAGGCCCGCTGCAAGACAGGGAGGGTTTTGCCATACTGGCAGGGTCAGGGTAAACAAAGCGTGGGGGCCCAAGGATGAGATTCTGTGGCCGAGGCAGCGGTGGAGGGTAGAGGTGCCCACCTGAGCTGGCAATGGAGGAGACAGCAGGCAGTAGCGTGTGTGCCACGCTCATCACTGCCAGGGAAAAGACGTTGGCGAGGGACAGGAGGGGAGTGGTCGGGGACCAGGGTGTGCTGGTCACAGGGGGGCTCACGGGACTGCTGGGCCCACTGGGGATGGGGGATAAGGGGACCGGCAGGGCAGGGGGAACAGACATCCCTGGGGAGCCTGGGGCTGACTGTAGGAGCACCGGCGGTGCTGTCATCCAGGATGGAGCTGATGAGATGAGGGGCCAGGGCTGCGCTGAGCCTGCAGGAAAGAGAAGCAtcaggagcagggagcagccccaAGCACTGTGCCACTGCAAGTCTGGCAaaggtgctgcagctggcagggcTATGGCTGGGAGCTCTGGGTAGAGAAAGAGCTGAGTGTCACCCTGCCAGGCCTGGTACCTGTGGGGGAGCCTAGCAgtggctctgcagggctggagagATCATTCTCCAATGGGGAGCTGCTCGGTACTGGCAGGACGGGTGATTGGAGCCAGGTGCTGGGGCTGGTGCAGCCCAGGTCTGCAGCACAAAAGCACATTTAGGCGTCTAGGACAGACCTCCCAGAACCCTCCTGGCTCAGCCAGGGGTGCAGGAAAAGCTCACACAAAGGTGAGGATGTACCACtgagtgaggaggaggagacaGACTGCgagagctcctgcagctgcagctctgcctgctggggaAAGAGAAGCTGAGCtcagcactggaacaagctgaaCCAAATCAAGACCAgtccccaacccatccccactgcaaGAGGGGAcaagagccccagctctgccatgcAGACAGCACCACGACCCGGAGCTGCAGGGCTcctcctgctggggctggattCACGTGCGGGGTCCCAGCGCAGGGGGCCGGGGCCAGGCACTCACGGGACGGCTGGTGACACGCTCAGCCTCGGGGCTCTCGGGCAGCTCGGGCTGGCTCTGCCCATCCTTGCGCAGCAGAGTCTCCACGCGATGGATGATGTCCTGAATGCGGTGGATGAAGCTGTCCTGCTCCGACTTGAGGATGAACTCATTGTGGACCTGGTGGGGCAGTGCGGTGATGCTCAGTGCCGTGGCTGCCCTCTCCCCGCTCTTATTCAAGTCTACACTCACCATGACAGCTGCGATTTCCTCTGGGTTGTCCCCATCCAGGTCGAACTTGAATGTCACCATCTTGTTGTTGTAGGTCTGCAGCTGGCACTCCACCACCCGATCGTTCTTGTCAGAGATCTGCATGCAGCATGAAGGGCTCAGCAGAGGCAGCGGGGACGCATTTACCCTGACACCATGGTACTCACATTGGTGATGCGCAGCCGGGACCGGGCTCGGCGCCGCTGCAGCCTCCCCACTGCCCTCTTGGCTGGCAGCTTGGTGCTCTGCTCGCCAGCAGAGAGCCCCTCGCAGCCGTCGCTCATGCCCGATGCCACGTCCGAGGCATAGCTGCAGGATGCCCCGGTACGTGAGTGTGGCTGTTCCCAACTGCAGCCCCCTTCCTaggcagctccagcccaggATCCCAGTGCTTACCTGTccactggagaagagaagccaCTGGCTGTGGGCAGGCGCTCAGTGGGTAGCTGCACTGCGATGCTCTGTGGGGAGGGGATGCTGTGAGCCAGAGCCATCACCGCTGCCACCCTGACCCTTCCAGCCTTATGGGCTCACCGTGGGGAAGCAACGTGTGGGGCGGATGGGTGGGGGGCTAGTGGGAGTCCCCATTGAAGCACTGTGATGAGACACATCTGGGGAGTCGAGGAAGCCAGAGGAGCTCAAGTAGCCATCTGTTTCACAGTCGGCTGCAAACAAGCACATACGTGAGCATGGCCAGACCTGGAGGCCCCTCttcccagctctcagctcccCTTTAGTGAACAGCCTTGGGGTGGGATGCACAGGTGTGGCTAGAGGAGCGGGAGAGCCCCATGCCCACTTCTCTGTGCCTACATACAAGTGGCCGAAGAGTAGCTCGTGTGCCGGTACACGAAGTGCTGGTCAGCCTCAGGTTCCTCAGGCTCTGGTGGGAAGGTGCTGCTGAAAACAGAGTCCCTGGAGCCAGTGGTGGCCGGGGCAGGTGCAGGGACACCCGGTGCCAGTGGGGACTTGAAGTCCTCCAACAGCTTCAAGACACCTGGCGCCTGCCCCAGCTCAGCCTGTGGCAACACATCCTGAGCACGCTTCAGTTTCTCCCGCTTGCGCTTGATGGCGACCACGCGGTCCCGCACCGCCTTCGCCACCAGCTTGTAGTCAGCCTCGCAGACAAAGCCCAGGACCACCTGCACGGGAGTGGAGCGGTATCAACCCGCAGGGACCCCCACGGTGTCCCACCCCCTCTGCCTCACAGCACCCACCATTTCCTGGGCCACCTCCTCTGCCACATCCTTGTAGAGCTCGAAGAGAAACTCGATGGCGTTGTTGTCCTTGTACTTGCCATGCAGCTTCTTTGTGTCATCCATCCGCAGCCACAGCTTGAGCCCTGACTTGATGCCATCATCTTCCTCAGCCAGCTCCACATGCACCCCCGTGTCCTCCTGGAAGAAGGAGTGCTCCAGCAGGTCCTGGATGGTATATCTGGGGGAAAACGCTGCTCAGTGTGAGGACACAGCCCATTGCTCTGGGTGGCAGCGAGGGACAGGGCAGAGGGACCATGTGTGGGTGCACTCAGGGGTGCAGACACTCAAGGCAGGGCTCTGCGGCACCGTGTCCTCTCCCGGTCTCTCCCACCTTTCATCCTTATCCATGCGAATGCAGCCCTCAATGATCTCCTTCAGCTCAGGCACCTTCACTTTGTAGAAGCTGCTGGGCTTCAGGCCCTGCGCAGAAGCAGACAGCACCCATCAGGAAGCTGCAGGGTGCCCTGCTGACCCGAAGACAGTGCCCTGCGGGGCCAGACCCTGCTCGGCACCTGGATCCAGCACAAGGCTCCAGCCCAGAAGGCAGGAGCTGTCTGGGTCCAGCCGGGGCAGCCACGATGCCCTGGGGACAGAACAGCCAAGCAGCTCCGTTCCACCCTATGAGTGCACGGGGTGAGGCACACGGTCATCCCTACCCTCTGCTGGCCCTGGCAAAGCTCATGGAGCTGAGCACCTTCTCACCTCCCAGTCTAATTTTAGCTTCTTGCATAACCTGCTGAGTGGAATACTTCTGGAGCAGCGAggtccagcagctcccaccacaCTGCCCCTTCCTCCAGCCCTGAGGCACTCACTGAGGTGACCTTGCGATAGATCTGGGCAGCGTTCTGGCACTCTGAGTAGGGGTATTCTGAGGTGGCCATCTCCAGCATGCACATCCCGAAGGCGTACACGTCCACTGCTTCATCGTACTTCTCCTCATACATCTCTGGGGCCATGAATTCAGGGGTTCCTGGGGGCACACAGCACGGCTCAATGATGCGCCTGCCCCCACACGCACCTCCACGTCCCCCATGACCCCATCCCACCTATCACACTCTTGGCAAAGGAGGCACGTTTGAGCGTGGCCAGCCCCAGGTCCCCGATCTTGACAGAGCCGGTGGGGCCGGTGATGAAGATGTTGTCACACTTGAGGTCACGGTGGATGATGGGGGGCGAGCGAGTGTGTAGGAAGTGCAGCCCTTTGAGGATCTGGCGGCTCCAGCGCTGCAGTACTTTCAGCTTCATCTCCTTGAACCGCTTCAGGTAGCTGCGAGGGGACAGGGCTGGCACCACAGCACCCCACGGACACTGACACAACCCCGTTCCCCACATCTGACCACGATCCCACCGCCACCACTGAGCTGCAAAGAGCTCCCtgtgccccctccccagccaagctctgcagaggcagcacagaAAATGCAGCTAAATCCAAGCCAAGCTGCCAGTGCCAGGAGTGCAGTGGGAGCCAAGGGTGAACGCTGCCCTGTGACGCCCTGGGGCCCCCCAGCCCATGTGCTGGCTATCACTCCACAGCAGAGCCCTCCCTcacctcttcttccccccacaCTCTGACCCAGCAGCCCCCACTCACGTCTTAAGAGTGCCAGACGTCATTAACTCAGTGACCAGCACAATGCAGATCTGCCCTTTGACGGATGACTTCCAGGAGTCGTAGAAGCGAACGATGttgggatgctgcagccccTTCAGCATCTCCACCTCCTCACTGAAGCGCTGCCGCTCTGTCTTAGACAGCTTCCGTGTCTGCAGGGGCAGCAGGGAGTGAGGGGTACGTGTGGGGGTACGTGTGGAGCTCTCACATCCCACCCCCCCGGCACTCAGCCTCATGCATGGCTCTGACAGAGCTGCTTGCCTCATCCATCAGGCTGGGCAGGGATGGCTGAAGATCCCCCTGTGCTGAAACCCACCCTGCACGTGTGAAACCCACCCTGAGCCGGCTGCCCAGCCCCATAGCCGATGCTCGGTGCCCACCACCAGAACGAGCATTGCTAGCCCCACACTTCTAAGTGCTCAACCTGCTGTTCTGCCTCGTGCAGACCTGTCTGCCCCTGTCCTGGGCAGCTCCTGCCCTCCGCCGCTGCACAGCAGGCACCAGGCACCTTCATGGCAGGGAGCCGGCCTGCCTCAATGAGGCCTTTGTTGGGGAAAGCAGGCGTGGGAGGCTCCAGCCCAGGTTTTTCCATGTTCCTCCAGCTAGAGTTAATTAAAGTAGAAGCCAAAGAGAGCTGACACAGGCACTGAgcggggctgcagggaggatgCAGACCCTATAGGGCCCTCTACAGCAGAACATGGGGATGCAGAAGGAGCATGAACCTGCCCCACACCCCGCAGCACAGCCCTGGTACAATGACCCTTACtctgcacagagccaaagggacgagggagcacagagctcaggaGCTGGCACAGAGTCCCAAGAGCCCAggtggcagcagtgccagcggCATTTGCGAGGTGCCCCCattgctgggtgctgcctgtCCCATGCACAGCTCCTTGGCTGCCAGCCGCCATCCAGCAGcttttgtaatattttcattGCATCATAACTGGCCCCGCggctgggctggagctgctccataATCCCCTCTCCTTCCTTAATACATGCTCAGGGACCCAGCTCAGCCCAGAGGAGAACTTGAGCCTTGCTGCAGTGGATGAATGGGATCTTTCATAGCCAGAGAGGAAAACAGCGCCCCAAGGCCCCTGAGCCGCCCAGCACACACCCTGCCCCCCCAGCCCACCACCACCTACTGCAGAGCTTCAAGGAGCTCAGAGGCTTGGCTGCACCCCATGGAGCCACAGGGCAACAGGCAGCTGTGCAGGCTGTGGCCAGGGCTCAAGGACTGTCACTGTGGCTCCCTACGTTCAATGAGGGGGGACCAGGGTGGCATGTGGACGTGTCCCCCAGGGAGCCTGAAGCAAAGCTAAAGGGAGCCCCACTCTTCCCTCAAGCCTGTGATGGATTCATCCCCGGCATCATTCCAAAGAGGGAGACAGGCACCTCAAGGGCTCTGCCCTGCCATGCAGGGTGAGTGGTACCCAGCATGACCCCAGTCCCACTGGAGACACTCAGACTGGGATCgcagtgcagggcagcacacAACGTACAGCtggggctgccagcagagctgcctgcccaGGACATGGTGTCTTTTCCTAGCAGACACCTtctggggaggaagaggaggacgCTGGGGATGGCAGCGCAGCGCTGGGGAAATAGTCCAGCCTCATCCTAGGGCCAGGAGATGGCTGCTAGTGTGCCCAGCAGGGcccact is part of the Excalfactoria chinensis isolate bCotChi1 chromosome 24, bCotChi1.hap2, whole genome shotgun sequence genome and harbors:
- the WNK4 gene encoding serine/threonine-protein kinase WNK4 isoform X1, whose protein sequence is MLTVEPVAAGTMSQPEAERAGGGSPVEPGLPGRAPHRNRSRRPSGRDSRRASSRFNRRSSVELELLGYPGPSAGSPPPSDAATHREPEETESEEVETRAVATSPDGRFLKFDIEIGRGSFKTVYKGLDTETTVEVAWCELQTRKLSKTERQRFSEEVEMLKGLQHPNIVRFYDSWKSSVKGQICIVLVTELMTSGTLKTYLKRFKEMKLKVLQRWSRQILKGLHFLHTRSPPIIHRDLKCDNIFITGPTGSVKIGDLGLATLKRASFAKSVIGTPEFMAPEMYEEKYDEAVDVYAFGMCMLEMATSEYPYSECQNAAQIYRKVTSGLKPSSFYKVKVPELKEIIEGCIRMDKDERYTIQDLLEHSFFQEDTGVHVELAEEDDGIKSGLKLWLRMDDTKKLHGKYKDNNAIEFLFELYKDVAEEVAQEMVVLGFVCEADYKLVAKAVRDRVVAIKRKREKLKRAQDVLPQAELGQAPGVLKLLEDFKSPLAPGVPAPAPATTGSRDSVFSSTFPPEPEEPEADQHFVYRHTSYSSATSDCETDGYLSSSGFLDSPDVSHHSASMGTPTSPPPIRPTRCFPTSIAVQLPTERLPTASGFSSPVDSYASDVASGMSDGCEGLSAGEQSTKLPAKRAVGRLQRRRARSRLRITNISDKNDRVVECQLQTYNNKMVTFKFDLDGDNPEEIAAVMVHNEFILKSEQDSFIHRIQDIIHRVETLLRKDGQSQPELPESPEAERVTSRPAELQLQELSQSVSSSSLSDLGCTSPSTWLQSPVLPVPSSSPLENDLSSPAEPLLGSPTGSAQPWPLISSAPSWMTAPPVLLQSAPGSPGMSVPPALPVPLSPIPSGPSSPVSPPVTSTPWSPTTPLLSLANVFSLAVMSVAHTLLPAVSSIASSGGHLYPPPLPRPQNLILGPPRFVYPDPASMAKPSLSCSGPPGADVPAVGGPVPFSPPAAVPLCSTGSPLTMPSSVVPESPEGSTVPLVPLKPSHPLIISESPAPSVTKAQLSPINEEAKPQILGRFQVTPSEEPAVTPPVLGSSKSKQHGTELVVGSSLLPTTSGTGSSTSNNSESEQEMAEQNPEAEEGTAVPAESDREGPGEESAPQTVLSQVWLSYSRGLSYVSSDDTESEDEEIWEELQTLRQKHLAEVQLLQSTQKKEIEELYLRMGKQPPLGIVSPAAMLSSRQRRLSKGSFNPSRRNSLQRLELVQPPGIMRRNSLSGSSTGSQEQRLSKGVTFADDFSWM